From the Oryzias latipes chromosome 22, ASM223467v1 genome, one window contains:
- the sumo4 gene encoding small ubiquitin-related modifier 4 produces the protein MSEEKPKEGVKTENDHINLKVAGQDGSVVQFKIKRHTPLSKLMKAYCERQGLSIRQIRFRFDGQPINETDTPAQLEMEDEDTIDVFQQQTGGKC, from the exons ATGTCGGAGGAGAAGCCAAAG GAAGGAGTGAAGACTGAGAACGATCACATCAATCTCAAAGTTGCAGGCCAAGATGGGTCGGTGGTCCAGTTCAAAATCAAAAGACACACACCTCTCAGTAAACTCATGAAGGCGTACTGTGAACGGCAG GGACTCTCAATAAGGCAGATCAGGTTCAGGTTTGATGGCCAGCCCATCAATGAAACGGATACACCTGCACAG CTTGAGATGGAAGACGAAGACACCATAGATGTTTTCCAGCAGCAGACTGGAGGGAAGTGCTAA
- the LOC101157743 gene encoding pituitary tumor-transforming gene 1 protein-interacting protein — MMDSRVLLAALLLVFGLASVLAQSSPDDVCEKKNATNCEECLKNVSCLWCIKTKSCVTYPAKTILPPHALCPLNDARWGLCMMNFQTLIITLAVLGGVIIIALLVCMFCCCKCESFGSTRFENKMQRRGDKAKTKQEQRTAEMKQRHQEIRQKYGLNGPNPYSRFA, encoded by the exons ATGATGGATTCTCGGGTTTTACTCGCAGCTCTCCTGCTTGTTTTCGGCTTGGCGTCAGTTCTTGCTCAGTCCTCACCTGATGACG TGTGCgagaagaaaaatgctacaaactGTGAGGAATGTCTGAAAAATGTCTCG TGCTTGTGGTGCATTAAAACCAAGTCATGTGTAACTTATCCAGCGAAGACCATCCTTCCACCCCATGCTCTTTGCCCACTGAATGATGCACGCTGGGGGCTCTGCATGA TGAATTTTCAGACCCTGATCATCACGCTGGCAGTGCTTGGTGGCGTAATCATCATTGCTCTCCTGGTGTGCATGTTCTGTTGCTGCAAGTGTGAGAGCTTTGG ATCCACaagatttgaaaacaaaatgcagagaagaggCGATAAGGCAAAGACCAAGCAGGAGCAAAG GACTGCAGAGATGAAACAGAGACATCAGGAAATCCGACAGAAATATG gccTCAATGGACCAAATCCCTACTCAAGATTTGCATGA